A genomic window from Acidobacteriota bacterium includes:
- a CDS encoding 3D domain-containing protein, with protein MDHMVTNFNKTVGIVCTACLSMTLQFGAHAQTPTSPISSPNQVTKPNSSDSQSNTDLNKVALASETPAKAINDAKGYSSREAEISEPKIKPQNPVQSFKVSANESKLDARVFSMPDEDLGEPMTFQATAYSLKGRTRSGAGVRRGVVAADPRVLPLGSVVQIKAGKYTGVYTVHDTGGKIKGNIIDVWVPDKHEARQFGRRKIQLQVLKLGASKSRKR; from the coding sequence ATGGATCATATGGTTACGAACTTTAACAAAACAGTGGGAATTGTTTGTACAGCTTGTTTGTCAATGACTCTTCAGTTTGGAGCTCACGCTCAAACGCCAACATCGCCGATCTCGTCACCAAACCAAGTGACAAAACCCAATTCATCCGACTCGCAATCAAATACCGACCTCAATAAAGTGGCTTTGGCTTCGGAAACTCCGGCTAAAGCAATAAATGATGCGAAAGGCTATTCGAGCCGGGAAGCCGAGATATCTGAACCGAAGATCAAACCCCAAAATCCGGTGCAAAGCTTCAAAGTGTCTGCCAACGAGTCCAAGTTGGATGCTCGTGTTTTTTCGATGCCCGACGAGGATTTAGGCGAGCCGATGACCTTTCAGGCGACAGCCTATTCATTGAAAGGGAGAACTCGCAGCGGTGCTGGTGTGCGCAGAGGTGTGGTTGCTGCTGATCCACGAGTGCTGCCTTTGGGTTCCGTGGTTCAAATTAAGGCAGGAAAATACACTGGCGTTTACACAGTGCATGATACCGGCGGAAAGATCAAAGGCAACATTATTGACGTCTGGGTTCCAGATAAACATGAAGCTCGCCAATTTGGACGCCGTAAGATTCAGCTCCAGGTGTTGAAGC